From Acidobacteriaceae bacterium, the proteins below share one genomic window:
- a CDS encoding aldo/keto reductase, which translates to MQKRSLGKSNLEIVPLVLGGNVFGWTADEATSFRILDAFVDAGFDAVDTANMYSAWVPGHKGGESEAVIGRWFAKSGKRDKVVLFTKVGNPMGDGSKGLKKAYILQQVEDSLQRLQTDYIDLYQSHMDDDTTPFEETLEAYQTLIQQGKVKAIGASNYKGARLAEAIELAQQKALPTYVSLQPEYNLYDRAAYEADLAPVVEKYGLAVIPYWPLASGFLTGKYKTKEDAAGAKRAGMVGKYFDDRGLKILKALAEVAEESGAEQATVTLAWLLAQPTITAPIASVSKPEQLDALLASVSLKLTDAQVKKLTDASAY; encoded by the coding sequence ATGCAGAAGCGCTCGCTCGGTAAGAGCAACCTCGAAATCGTACCGTTGGTTCTCGGTGGCAACGTCTTTGGCTGGACCGCCGATGAGGCGACCTCGTTCCGCATCCTCGACGCCTTCGTCGACGCAGGCTTTGACGCCGTCGACACCGCCAACATGTACTCTGCCTGGGTTCCCGGCCACAAGGGCGGCGAGTCTGAAGCCGTCATCGGTAGGTGGTTCGCGAAGAGCGGCAAGCGCGACAAAGTCGTCCTCTTCACCAAGGTAGGCAACCCCATGGGCGACGGCTCCAAGGGGCTGAAGAAGGCTTACATCCTGCAGCAGGTCGAAGACTCGCTCCAGCGCCTCCAGACCGACTACATCGACCTCTACCAGTCGCACATGGACGACGACACCACGCCCTTCGAAGAGACTCTCGAGGCGTACCAGACGCTCATTCAGCAGGGCAAGGTAAAGGCCATCGGCGCTTCGAACTACAAGGGCGCGCGCCTCGCCGAGGCGATCGAGCTCGCGCAGCAGAAGGCCCTTCCCACCTACGTCTCGCTGCAGCCCGAGTACAACCTCTACGACCGCGCAGCCTATGAGGCTGACCTTGCTCCAGTCGTCGAAAAGTACGGCCTCGCGGTCATTCCGTACTGGCCTCTGGCCTCCGGCTTCCTGACGGGCAAGTACAAGACGAAGGAAGACGCTGCAGGCGCAAAGCGCGCCGGCATGGTGGGCAAGTACTTCGATGATCGCGGCCTGAAGATCCTGAAGGCCCTCGCTGAGGTGGCCGAAGAGTCCGGTGCGGAGCAGGCCACGGTTACGCTCGCGTGGCTGCTCGCCCAACCCACCATCACGGCCCCGATCGCCAGCGTCAGCAAGCCCGAGCAACTCGACGCTCTCCTCGCCTCCGTCTCGCTCAAGCTCACGGACGCACAGGTGAAGAAGCTCACCGACGCCAGCGCGTACTAA
- a CDS encoding MFS transporter, giving the protein MGFLATTPSTDADSRLQRSPQQASTAKLLAVFLCGSVAFLNLYCTQPMLPMLAHVFSVTETQVGVTVSAATIGVAISSFLLALFGERLPRKKAIVISMVALAVLTLLTSFAQSLHTLAVCRMLQGLSTPGIFILTIAYITDEFPPLDVPRVMSSYVAGTVFGGFLGRFLGGFIAARMGWHEVFAVLAVGGFVGAGLTAWLLPKPRHQHEQKKSSVLAPLLGHMKNPRLLATFLIGFCMLFTLVSTFNFVTFYLSEKPFLLSTEKLSDLFAVYLIGLVATLVMGRYLVRIGLRIGMLIATSVGVVGILTTLSHSLVLVAAGLAMASSCVFIAQTCANSFIRDAAPAGGRVSATGLYICIYYVGGTVGGMLPGVAWRHAGWPGCVAMIAVVIAVSGMTAFFGWVPIAERLDPVPLERM; this is encoded by the coding sequence ATGGGTTTCCTGGCAACAACACCTTCCACCGACGCGGACAGTCGATTGCAACGTTCTCCTCAACAAGCCAGCACGGCGAAGCTGCTCGCGGTTTTCCTGTGCGGCTCTGTGGCGTTTTTGAACCTGTACTGCACGCAGCCGATGCTGCCGATGCTGGCGCACGTCTTCTCCGTAACCGAGACGCAGGTGGGCGTGACGGTGAGCGCGGCGACGATTGGTGTGGCGATTTCGTCGTTCCTGCTGGCGCTGTTTGGCGAGCGGTTGCCGCGCAAGAAAGCGATTGTGATTTCGATGGTCGCGCTGGCAGTTCTAACGTTGCTGACGAGCTTTGCGCAGTCGCTGCATACGCTGGCGGTGTGCCGAATGCTGCAGGGGCTTTCGACGCCCGGAATCTTCATTCTGACGATTGCGTATATCACCGATGAGTTTCCTCCGCTGGACGTGCCGAGGGTGATGAGCAGCTATGTGGCCGGGACGGTGTTTGGCGGCTTCCTCGGGCGATTCCTCGGCGGCTTTATTGCCGCGCGGATGGGCTGGCATGAGGTATTTGCAGTGCTGGCGGTGGGTGGATTTGTGGGAGCGGGATTGACCGCATGGCTGCTGCCGAAGCCTCGACATCAGCATGAGCAGAAGAAGAGTTCCGTGCTGGCTCCGCTGCTGGGGCACATGAAGAACCCGCGATTGTTGGCGACGTTCCTCATCGGATTCTGCATGTTATTTACGCTGGTTTCGACGTTCAACTTCGTGACGTTCTATCTGTCCGAGAAGCCTTTCCTGCTCTCAACAGAGAAGCTGAGCGACCTGTTTGCGGTGTACCTGATCGGGCTGGTGGCGACGCTGGTGATGGGGCGCTACCTGGTGCGGATCGGGCTGCGCATCGGCATGTTGATTGCGACGTCTGTCGGCGTGGTGGGCATCCTCACGACGCTGTCGCACTCGCTGGTGCTGGTGGCGGCGGGGCTGGCAATGGCGAGCTCCTGCGTGTTCATCGCGCAGACGTGTGCGAACAGCTTTATCCGCGACGCCGCACCTGCGGGTGGACGCGTTTCAGCGACAGGTTTGTACATCTGCATTTACTACGTGGGTGGGACGGTCGGAGGCATGCTGCCGGGCGTGGCCTGGCGACATGCAGGTTGGCCGGGGTGCGTCGCGATGATCGCCGTGGTGATCGCAGTGTCGGGTATGACGGCGTTCTTTGGTTGGGTGCCGATAGCGGAACGGCTTGATCCAGTGCCGCTGGAGAGAATGTAG
- a CDS encoding carboxymuconolactone decarboxylase family protein, with amino-acid sequence MSLDELIAGLPGYAKDLKLNFSSLVKQNTELTPQQLWGTVVASAIATRSAELTAATIEEASKLLEPNVIDAVKAAAAIMGMNNVYYRFHHLTENEKYATLPARLRMNALRGHNVDHNDFELWCLAVSAVNACGKCVASHEAVLRSKGVTEELVNAAIRVTSVVHAIGVVLDSEKASPTPAA; translated from the coding sequence ATGTCTCTGGATGAATTGATTGCAGGTCTTCCTGGCTATGCCAAGGACCTGAAGCTGAACTTTTCTTCTCTTGTGAAGCAGAACACAGAGCTGACGCCGCAGCAGCTTTGGGGGACGGTGGTTGCCTCTGCCATTGCGACGCGTTCGGCCGAGCTGACCGCTGCGACGATTGAAGAAGCGAGCAAGCTGCTGGAACCGAACGTGATCGACGCGGTGAAGGCTGCGGCGGCGATTATGGGCATGAACAATGTCTACTACCGCTTCCACCACCTGACCGAGAACGAGAAGTATGCGACGCTGCCTGCGCGTCTGCGCATGAACGCTCTGCGTGGCCACAACGTGGACCACAACGACTTCGAGCTGTGGTGCCTGGCGGTTTCTGCCGTGAACGCGTGCGGCAAGTGCGTGGCTTCGCATGAAGCCGTGCTGCGCAGCAAGGGTGTGACCGAAGAGCTGGTGAATGCGGCGATTCGTGTGACGTCTGTCGTTCACGCGATCGGCGTGGTGCTGGATTCGGAGAAAGCATCGCCGACACCGGCTGCGTAA
- a CDS encoding peroxiredoxin: MLQIGESFPEFSLTATVSRDNSKAFETITNESYAGKWKLYFFWPKDFTFVCPTEIAGFGKLNQDFLDRDCQILGGSIDSEFVHLAWRNNHDDLKELPFPMLSDIKRDLVGQLGILGADGVAQRATFLVDPNNEIQFVYVTAGSVGRNPQEVLRVLDALQTDELCPCNWQKGESTLAV, encoded by the coding sequence ATGCTGCAAATTGGCGAAAGCTTTCCTGAATTCTCTTTGACTGCAACCGTAAGCCGCGACAACAGCAAGGCCTTCGAGACGATCACGAACGAGTCGTACGCCGGTAAGTGGAAGCTGTACTTCTTCTGGCCGAAGGACTTCACGTTCGTCTGCCCGACGGAGATCGCTGGCTTCGGCAAGCTGAACCAGGACTTCCTCGACCGTGATTGCCAGATTCTCGGCGGCTCGATCGACTCCGAGTTCGTTCACCTCGCATGGCGCAACAACCACGACGACCTGAAGGAACTCCCCTTCCCGATGCTCTCGGACATCAAGCGCGACCTCGTTGGTCAGCTTGGCATCCTCGGCGCAGACGGCGTGGCACAGCGTGCGACGTTCCTCGTCGACCCGAACAACGAGATCCAGTTCGTGTACGTGACGGCTGGCTCGGTGGGCCGCAACCCGCAGGAAGTGCTGCGCGTGCTGGATGCGCTGCAGACCGATGAGCTCTGCCCGTGCAACTGGCAGAAGGGCGAGTCGACGCTCGCTGTCTAA
- a CDS encoding transcriptional repressor — protein sequence MTHQRQVLFEVMQKMHGHPSPEEVYEIVRQTVPSISLATVYKNIHLFVDCGIFREVSLHHGTRRVELNARPHHHMVCSECKSISDIEEQELGLLPTRTKLPGGFLVERYSVDVIGLCRQCQAKGPVN from the coding sequence GTGACGCATCAGCGGCAGGTGTTGTTTGAGGTGATGCAGAAGATGCATGGGCATCCTTCGCCGGAAGAAGTCTACGAGATCGTGCGCCAGACGGTGCCCAGCATCTCGCTCGCGACCGTCTACAAGAACATTCACCTGTTTGTAGATTGCGGCATCTTTCGCGAAGTGAGTCTGCACCACGGCACGCGGCGGGTTGAGTTGAACGCGCGGCCACACCATCACATGGTTTGCTCGGAGTGCAAAAGCATCTCCGACATCGAGGAGCAGGAGCTTGGGCTTCTGCCGACACGAACAAAGCTTCCCGGAGGATTCCTGGTGGAACGGTACTCCGTGGACGTCATCGGACTTTGCAGGCAGTGCCAGGCAAAGGGTCCGGTGAACTAG
- a CDS encoding FUSC family protein, with translation MFEFETISADTLPTPWEQRTVDEGLLAMLAIGCCLIVGRLTGHEAAGAIAAGGAFTAGFAVFHPMLESPLISMALATLALTTATFAGSLAAQWTPVVLVVVAVAGLNYGLLSGLGASAGWMGLQAGVYLVIATYFPNGPHQAAGRAAAMLLGGTLQWCVHAAVRLPKLRRQEAPAKAIVVTRAKDYCQRLHHHMSWGSSTLEYSTRLLTTIVLTTAVYRHYHLRNGYWIPMTALLCLRQQWTGTLSRSIARVAGTIAGATIALLLAHSVHHWPVALLAAMIMLACLGCYALQAVNYALFSLCMTLYIVFLFRFGGFSETQAAHIRLMNTAIGGALALLIDGVWQSVAWVYGRMKPRVETPF, from the coding sequence ATGTTTGAGTTTGAAACGATCTCCGCCGACACGCTGCCTACTCCGTGGGAGCAGCGGACTGTGGATGAAGGGCTGCTGGCGATGCTGGCGATTGGCTGCTGCCTGATTGTCGGGCGGTTGACCGGGCATGAAGCGGCTGGAGCGATCGCGGCGGGTGGAGCGTTCACCGCAGGCTTTGCAGTATTTCATCCCATGCTGGAGTCTCCGCTGATCAGCATGGCTCTGGCCACGCTCGCGCTAACGACAGCTACGTTTGCCGGTTCGCTTGCCGCGCAGTGGACGCCGGTGGTGCTCGTCGTCGTTGCGGTGGCCGGGTTGAACTACGGGTTGCTGTCGGGTCTGGGCGCGAGCGCGGGATGGATGGGCCTGCAGGCGGGAGTCTACCTCGTGATTGCAACCTACTTCCCGAACGGACCACATCAGGCGGCAGGACGCGCAGCGGCGATGCTGCTGGGCGGGACGCTGCAGTGGTGTGTCCACGCGGCGGTTCGCTTACCGAAGCTGCGCAGGCAGGAAGCTCCAGCGAAGGCGATTGTGGTCACGCGGGCCAAGGACTACTGCCAGCGGCTGCATCATCACATGAGCTGGGGATCGAGCACGCTGGAGTACTCGACCCGGCTGCTGACGACGATTGTGCTGACGACAGCGGTCTATCGGCACTACCACCTGCGCAACGGCTACTGGATTCCGATGACCGCGCTGCTTTGCCTGCGACAGCAGTGGACAGGCACGCTTTCGCGCTCGATTGCGCGTGTCGCGGGAACGATTGCCGGCGCAACGATTGCGTTGCTCCTGGCGCATAGTGTCCATCATTGGCCCGTGGCTCTGCTGGCGGCGATGATCATGCTCGCGTGCCTGGGCTGCTATGCGCTGCAGGCGGTGAACTATGCGCTGTTCTCGCTCTGCATGACGCTGTACATCGTGTTCCTCTTCCGCTTCGGTGGCTTTTCTGAAACGCAGGCAGCGCATATTCGACTGATGAATACGGCGATTGGCGGAGCCCTGGCGTTGCTGATCGATGGCGTGTGGCAGAGCGTGGCCTGGGTGTACGGACGAATGAAGCCCAGGGTGGAGACGCCGTTTTAG
- the hisS gene encoding histidine--tRNA ligase, with the protein MASNVTLKAVRGTRDLLPDQTPLWNRVEMTARAVFARYGFGEIRTPVLETTELFARGVGEETDIVSKEMFTWEDRARAASEKAQMLTLRPENTAGVVRAYIEHKLGETGALQKLYYIGPQFRRERPQRGRYRQFWQIGAEVIGPQSSGAESPLRDAEILEMLSTMLDELGIRGWKLELNSVGNSDDRARYNAALREALQPVKHLLCEDNQRRADLNPLRVLDSKDENDQEIINALPKIADYLGDESREHFEQVKAALDACGVAYTINPRLVRGLDYYTRTTFEFTVTTGLGTQNALLGGGRYDGLSEMLGGPRAPGIGFAIGEDRLILTLQAQAEADAAAAGTTLAEPKLDAYVAPLGKEQNAAALKLAHDLRAAGLSVDVGDGGFKLRKSFDVADKLARAIVLVGEDEVASDAFTVKTFVDGAQVKVARAELVAKLRG; encoded by the coding sequence ATGGCAAGCAATGTAACTTTGAAAGCGGTCCGTGGGACCCGCGACCTTCTTCCTGATCAGACTCCGCTGTGGAACCGCGTGGAAATGACCGCGCGCGCCGTGTTTGCGCGCTATGGCTTTGGCGAGATTCGTACGCCGGTGCTCGAAACCACCGAACTCTTCGCTCGCGGTGTGGGCGAGGAGACCGACATCGTCTCCAAAGAGATGTTTACGTGGGAAGACCGCGCTCGGGCGGCCAGCGAAAAGGCCCAGATGCTGACGCTGCGGCCAGAGAATACCGCTGGTGTCGTGCGCGCGTATATCGAGCACAAGCTGGGCGAGACCGGTGCGCTGCAAAAGCTTTATTACATCGGTCCGCAGTTTCGACGGGAGCGTCCGCAGCGTGGGCGCTATCGGCAGTTCTGGCAGATTGGCGCTGAGGTGATCGGGCCGCAGAGCTCGGGGGCGGAGTCGCCTCTGCGCGATGCGGAGATTCTCGAGATGCTGTCGACGATGCTCGATGAGCTGGGAATTCGCGGCTGGAAGCTTGAGCTGAACTCGGTGGGCAACTCCGATGATCGCGCTCGCTACAACGCGGCGCTGCGTGAGGCGTTGCAGCCGGTGAAGCACCTGCTGTGCGAGGACAATCAGCGGCGTGCGGATCTGAATCCGCTGCGCGTGCTGGACTCGAAGGACGAGAACGACCAGGAGATCATCAACGCTCTGCCAAAGATCGCAGACTATCTTGGCGACGAGTCGCGCGAGCACTTTGAGCAGGTGAAGGCCGCGCTGGACGCCTGCGGCGTGGCGTACACGATCAATCCCCGGCTGGTTCGCGGGTTGGACTACTACACGCGAACGACGTTTGAGTTCACCGTGACGACCGGACTGGGCACGCAGAATGCGCTGCTGGGCGGTGGACGCTATGACGGGTTGAGCGAGATGCTGGGCGGGCCTCGTGCGCCGGGTATCGGGTTTGCGATTGGCGAAGACCGCTTGATTCTGACGCTGCAGGCGCAGGCTGAGGCCGATGCTGCGGCAGCGGGCACGACGCTTGCTGAGCCGAAGCTGGATGCCTATGTGGCTCCGCTGGGCAAGGAACAGAATGCGGCGGCGCTGAAGCTGGCGCATGATCTGCGCGCGGCCGGGTTGAGCGTCGACGTGGGCGATGGCGGCTTCAAGCTGCGCAAGAGCTTCGACGTCGCCGACAAGCTGGCGCGGGCGATTGTGCTGGTAGGCGAAGACGAAGTGGCGAGCGATGCGTTCACGGTGAAGACGTTTGTGGACGGCGCGCAGGTGAAGGTGGCTCGCGCGGAGTTGGTGGCGAAGCTGCGGGGTTAG
- a CDS encoding sigma-70 family RNA polymerase sigma factor, whose product MKLSASSAVIARTVLPTRTRASPMPTPYTSPEAFTMLVREHQQSVFRTLTRLTGPGPHVEDLAQEAFLRLYRALPEFRGDAAISTYLYRILVNLAQDEWKRRRRERTVLGSAPLDDEDPDDNGSQWLENQPGDHFAEHARTPEQQLAASDLQRITEEELNLLSPTERAVLVLYHQEEQTYEAISTALALPINTIRTHLHRGRRRLSDRIRARLGVPIPAEPGTAIPAAIATEGRA is encoded by the coding sequence ATGAAACTTTCGGCCTCCTCCGCAGTCATAGCGCGTACAGTGTTGCCAACCCGCACACGCGCCTCGCCCATGCCCACGCCGTACACATCGCCGGAAGCCTTCACCATGCTGGTGCGTGAGCATCAGCAGTCTGTCTTTCGCACCCTCACCCGGCTCACCGGCCCCGGGCCGCACGTTGAAGACCTCGCACAGGAGGCCTTCCTCCGGCTCTACCGCGCACTGCCCGAGTTCCGCGGCGACGCAGCCATCAGCACCTACCTCTATCGCATCCTCGTCAACCTCGCGCAGGACGAGTGGAAGCGACGCCGTCGTGAGCGCACCGTCCTCGGCTCCGCTCCCCTCGACGACGAAGACCCCGACGACAATGGCTCGCAGTGGCTCGAAAACCAGCCCGGCGATCACTTCGCCGAGCACGCCCGCACGCCCGAGCAGCAACTCGCCGCCTCCGACCTCCAGCGCATCACCGAAGAAGAGCTCAACCTCCTCTCGCCCACAGAGCGCGCCGTCCTCGTCCTTTACCACCAGGAAGAGCAGACCTACGAAGCCATCTCCACGGCGCTCGCGCTGCCCATCAACACCATCCGCACACACCTCCACCGCGGGCGCAGACGCCTCAGCGACCGCATCCGCGCGCGTCTTGGAGTACCCATTCCCGCGGAGCCCGGAACCGCAATTCCTGCAGCCATAGCCACCGAAGGGAGAGCCTGA
- a CDS encoding gamma carbonic anhydrase family protein: protein MIRIHRGRRPEIAEDAYVDCEATVIGEVTIGARSSVWPNATLRGDVHFIRIGEESNVQDGAVLHGMKGLHPTIVGDRCTIGHNATVHGCTLEDDVLVGMGAVILNGARIGAGSMVAAGALVLEGVEVPPGTLVAGVPAKARKTLGAEDLAGIRKYAAGYVEYSREYREDDGVERG from the coding sequence ATGATACGGATACATCGGGGTCGGCGACCGGAAATTGCCGAGGACGCTTACGTAGATTGCGAAGCGACAGTGATCGGTGAAGTAACGATCGGGGCACGGTCGAGCGTGTGGCCGAATGCGACGCTACGAGGCGATGTCCACTTTATCCGGATCGGCGAAGAGTCCAACGTGCAGGATGGAGCGGTGCTGCATGGCATGAAGGGCCTGCACCCGACGATTGTGGGCGATCGATGCACCATTGGGCACAACGCCACGGTGCATGGATGCACGCTGGAAGACGATGTCCTGGTGGGGATGGGTGCGGTGATCCTGAACGGAGCGCGGATCGGAGCGGGGTCGATGGTGGCCGCCGGGGCGCTGGTGCTGGAGGGCGTGGAAGTTCCGCCGGGAACGCTGGTGGCGGGAGTTCCGGCGAAGGCTCGAAAGACCCTGGGAGCGGAGGACCTTGCGGGAATTCGCAAATATGCGGCGGGCTATGTGGAGTACTCGCGGGAGTATCGCGAGGATGATGGGGTGGAGCGTGGCTAG